In one window of Opitutus sp. GAS368 DNA:
- a CDS encoding response regulator yields the protein MPNSAPKSGEKIVVLVDDEFSYIDLLQQLLGEHLDRPVHGFTKPADAIRALPALNVGIIITDYQMPDINGLQFIAAVQKIDPRIPVVMITAYNMSFTERELAAVPSLKTIVRKPFKWTTLAAEVVKYWPDANPPQVIRSSSPFKEGGSGAPFKNA from the coding sequence ATGCCTAATTCCGCGCCCAAATCAGGGGAAAAGATCGTTGTGCTCGTGGACGACGAGTTCTCCTACATTGACCTGCTCCAACAACTGCTCGGCGAGCACCTCGACCGCCCCGTGCACGGTTTCACCAAACCGGCCGACGCCATCCGCGCGCTGCCCGCCCTCAATGTCGGCATCATCATCACCGACTACCAGATGCCCGACATCAACGGCCTGCAGTTCATCGCCGCGGTGCAGAAGATCGATCCCCGGATCCCGGTGGTGATGATCACGGCCTACAACATGTCGTTCACCGAACGCGAGCTCGCCGCCGTGCCCTCGCTCAAGACCATCGTGCGAAAACCCTTCAAGTGGACCACGCTCGCCGCCGAGGTCGTGAAATACTGGCCTGATGCGAACCCACCTCAGGTCATCCGCTCGAGCTCGCCCTTCAAGGAGGGCGGATCAGGCGCGCCGTTTAAGAACGCGTAG
- the thrB gene encoding homoserine kinase produces the protein MSKKLPNRVTVRVPGSTSNCGSGFDTLGLALSIYNDITLTRGDWSGARPLTDRDTAGLGMADEAAALFFVRAGVEEFGYELSITGDVPMSRGLGSSVTLRAGVVAALNELAGAKLTKDDLCSLVTQLEGHPDNATPAVIGGFCVARCDPHTGELLGVLRKPIGKDLCFVVVSPDQELETKKARGILPKELPYFDAIKSVNSAVYVTAAILSGEYDRLRDAVRDFLHEPYRLPLIPGAKNAIEAGVAAGALTGWLSGSGSSVLCVARPAKAAKVGRAMAAAFAAHKLPATIHPLHADNNGLRVLKRRA, from the coding sequence ATGAGCAAGAAACTCCCGAACCGCGTCACCGTCCGCGTGCCTGGCAGCACCTCCAATTGCGGCTCGGGCTTCGACACGCTCGGGCTCGCGCTGTCCATCTACAATGACATCACGCTGACCCGCGGCGACTGGAGCGGCGCCCGGCCGCTGACCGACCGCGACACCGCCGGGCTTGGCATGGCCGACGAGGCGGCGGCGCTGTTCTTCGTGCGCGCCGGGGTGGAGGAGTTCGGCTACGAGCTCAGCATCACCGGCGACGTGCCGATGTCGCGCGGCCTCGGCTCGAGCGTGACGCTGCGCGCCGGCGTGGTCGCGGCGCTCAACGAGCTGGCCGGCGCCAAGCTGACCAAGGACGACCTGTGCAGCCTTGTGACCCAGCTGGAGGGGCATCCCGATAACGCGACGCCCGCCGTCATCGGCGGTTTCTGCGTGGCGCGCTGCGATCCACACACCGGCGAACTGCTCGGCGTGCTGCGCAAGCCGATCGGCAAGGACCTGTGCTTCGTCGTCGTCTCCCCCGACCAGGAGCTCGAGACCAAGAAGGCCCGCGGCATCCTGCCGAAGGAGCTGCCGTATTTCGACGCGATCAAGAGCGTGAACAGCGCCGTCTACGTGACGGCCGCCATCCTTTCCGGGGAATACGACCGGTTGCGCGACGCCGTGCGCGACTTTCTACACGAGCCCTACCGGCTGCCGCTGATTCCCGGCGCGAAGAACGCCATCGAGGCCGGCGTGGCCGCGGGCGCGCTGACCGGCTGGCTGAGCGGCAGCGGCTCGAGCGTGCTGTGCGTGGCCCGGCCGGCGAAGGCAGCGAAGGTCGGCCGCGCGATGGCGGCGGCCTTTGCGGCGCACAAGCTGCCCGCGACCATCCACCCGCTCCACGCCGACAACAACGGGCTACGCGTTCTTAAACGGCGCGCCTGA
- the smpB gene encoding SsrA-binding protein SmpB, whose product MAAKPSDSARYTELRNSKALRDYFIHDKFEAGIKLAGTEVKSIRAGKAQITDAFARVEKGGVWLYGAYIQEYSHGGLSQHAPRRVRALLLNANEIRKLAQAVETGGKTIVALRMYFKQALVKVEIATASGKKQFDKRADVKKREQNLEARKALKHRA is encoded by the coding sequence ATGGCCGCCAAGCCGTCAGACTCCGCCCGCTACACCGAGCTTCGCAATTCGAAGGCTCTGCGGGACTATTTCATCCACGACAAGTTCGAGGCGGGCATCAAGCTGGCCGGCACCGAGGTGAAGTCCATCCGCGCCGGCAAGGCGCAGATCACCGACGCCTTCGCCCGGGTCGAGAAGGGCGGGGTGTGGCTCTACGGCGCCTACATCCAGGAATACTCGCACGGCGGCCTCTCCCAGCACGCCCCGCGGCGCGTCCGCGCGCTGCTGCTCAACGCGAACGAAATCCGCAAGCTGGCGCAGGCCGTCGAGACCGGCGGCAAGACCATCGTGGCGCTGCGCATGTATTTCAAGCAGGCGCTCGTGAAGGTCGAGATCGCCACCGCGTCCGGCAAAAAGCAGTTCGACAAGCGGGCCGACGTCAAAAAACGTGAGCAGAACCTCGAGGCCCGCAAGGCCCTCAAACACCGCGCATGA
- a CDS encoding DNA-directed RNA polymerase subunit omega: MRDEYIRDAQKVIQDPNVLINVVSRRVKQLRRGSRPLVESLEKLSPEDIALREVIEGKISYELHTA, translated from the coding sequence ATGAGAGACGAATACATCCGCGACGCCCAGAAAGTCATCCAGGACCCGAACGTCCTGATCAACGTGGTTTCCCGCCGCGTGAAGCAGCTCCGCCGCGGCAGCCGTCCGCTCGTCGAGTCGCTCGAGAAGCTGAGCCCCGAGGACATCGCCCTGCGCGAGGTCATCGAAGGCAAGATCAGCTACGAGCTGCACACGGCCTGA
- the cutA gene encoding divalent-cation tolerance protein CutA produces the protein MFVAWTTTAKRADADRLARGAVETHLAACAQVDGPITSYYHWEGKLESAEEFRVWFKYLPGNASALSGWVHNHHPFATPQWIELSAENVGEKYLSWAIANSTSAPFQSPKPR, from the coding sequence ATGTTCGTGGCTTGGACAACCACCGCCAAACGCGCCGACGCCGACCGGCTGGCCCGCGGTGCGGTCGAGACGCACCTCGCGGCCTGCGCCCAGGTCGACGGACCGATCACTTCTTACTATCACTGGGAGGGCAAGCTCGAGTCGGCCGAAGAATTCCGGGTGTGGTTTAAATACCTGCCGGGCAACGCCTCGGCGCTCAGCGGCTGGGTGCACAACCACCACCCCTTCGCCACGCCGCAATGGATTGAGCTCAGCGCCGAAAACGTGGGCGAAAAATACTTGTCATGGGCTATCGCCAACTCTACATCCGCACCCTTCCAAAGCCCGAAACCACGTTAA
- a CDS encoding small basic protein has translation MSQHPSLKSGGGLVVKRNVLKRFERVALLKKRGQWKAGDRVQGLRKTKADV, from the coding sequence ATGTCCCAACATCCCAGTCTCAAGTCCGGCGGCGGTCTCGTCGTGAAACGCAATGTCCTCAAGCGCTTCGAGCGCGTGGCCCTGCTCAAGAAGCGCGGCCAGTGGAAGGCCGGCGACCGCGTCCAGGGCCTCCGCAAGACCAAGGCCGACGTTTAA